In the Pseudonocardia cypriaca genome, one interval contains:
- a CDS encoding L-ribulose-5-phosphate 4-epimerase — protein MPESAKAAVDELRERVAALHSELVRYGLVVWTAGNVSARVPGHDLMVIKPSGVSYDDLSAERMVVCDLDGKLVEGDYSPSSDTEAHAHVYRHMPEVGGVVHTHSGYASAWAALGEPIPCVLTAMADEFGGPIPLGPFARIGDDAIGRGIVDTLTGHRSRAVIMKNHGVFSIGPDPKAAVKAAVMCEDVARSTFIARQMGPLRPIPQDDVDALYDRYQNVYGQQGSSK, from the coding sequence ATCCCCGAGTCCGCGAAAGCCGCGGTCGACGAGCTGCGCGAGCGCGTCGCCGCCCTGCACTCCGAGCTGGTGCGCTACGGCCTCGTCGTGTGGACGGCGGGCAACGTCTCGGCCCGGGTGCCCGGCCACGACCTGATGGTGATCAAGCCGAGCGGCGTGTCCTACGACGACCTGTCCGCCGAGCGGATGGTGGTGTGCGACCTCGACGGCAAGCTCGTCGAGGGCGACTACTCCCCCTCCAGCGACACCGAGGCGCACGCCCACGTCTACCGGCACATGCCCGAGGTGGGCGGCGTCGTGCACACGCACTCCGGCTACGCGAGCGCGTGGGCCGCGCTCGGCGAGCCGATCCCCTGCGTCCTCACGGCGATGGCCGACGAGTTCGGCGGCCCGATCCCGCTCGGCCCGTTCGCCCGCATCGGCGACGACGCGATCGGCCGCGGCATCGTCGACACCCTCACCGGCCACCGCTCCCGTGCGGTGATCATGAAGAACCACGGCGTGTTCTCGATCGGGCCGGACCCGAAGGCCGCGGTGAAGGCGGCCGTGATGTGCGAGGACGTCGCCCGCTCGACGTTCATCGCTCGCCAGATGGGCCCGCTCCGGCCGATCCCGCAGGACGACGTCGACGCGCTCTACGACCGCTACCAGAACGTCTACGGCCAGCAGGGGAGCTCCAAGTGA